A stretch of DNA from Nitrosopumilus zosterae:
TAGAGATTTATCCTGCATGCCATCATCCCATAGTGTTTTTAATTCATCTGTCATCTTCTGATCATCTAGAATCTGTTGTTTTAATTTTTCAAGATTATCTTTGGGATATGCAAGTCTTGGAATCATAAAATAATTGTAGTTCATTCCAACTAGAACAAAATCGTCCCCAGATAGTTTTATTTTATAATCCCTCTTCATCACATGATCTTCTGTAGGTGATATGGACATACTTTTCATGACTCAATATGATGTACAGTCCAATCTTTTATTGCCATATCTGTTCGATGTTCTTGGCATCTTACATGGGGACACGGAACCAATCTGCGACAATCTCCTTCCTCGCATTCACGATAATGGCCTGGAATGTTCGTGCCTTTGGGAGATCTTAACAAATCGTTTTTCTTTGTCTGTAAAACAGTTTTATTTTTCAACATAGTCATAATTTTTTAAATCCTAGTTAATTGTGGAAAAAAGACCTAGTTTTGCTTTAAACTCTTGAATTCTATTTCTTATTGAAACTGTACTTGTTCCTGCAGCTTCTGCTATTGCAGTTTGAGACATTGATTCGCCTGTAATAATGGATGCAGCATAGATCACAGTTGCTGCAATAATTTCAGGATTTTTACCAGCTGTAATTCTTGCATCTTGGGCTGCATCTAAGATTTGTACTGCTTTACGGATTGTTTTCTCTGATACATTCATCTTACTTGCTATCTTGGTGATGGATTTTATTGGATCAGCAATAGATACAACAAATCCTAATTCTCTAAACAATATGCGGTATGCTCTGGCAATCTCTTTTCTGTTAATCAAAAACTGATTTGCAATTTCTATTAATGTTCTATTGTGTCCTAAATCTCTGCATGATGCATACAAACATGCAGCAGCTATTGATTTTACAGTTCTACCACGAATAAGGTTTCTCTCAATTGCCTTTCTGTAAAAAAGCGATGCTCGCTCAATTACTGTATCAGAAAGGCCTAACTTTGATTGTACTTTGTCAAATTCTTGAAGTGCAAATCGAAGATTCCTGTCTGCAGAATTTTTTGTTTGTGATCTACTGTCCCATTTTCGTAGTCTGTCAAACATTTGAGTGGTTTTTGAGGAGAGGGGCTTTCCTACTGCATCTTTATTTTGAATTCCAATTACCGTGTTTAATCCTTGATCATGTCTTTTTAGTGTCAATCCAGGTCCTGTCCTAGCGGTGTCCCCTGTGTCTGAAATGAGTCTATGTTCTCTGCCTCGTTCCTCTGTATTTTCTAAAATAACATATCCGCAGTTAGAACATGCAATCTCACCGGTAACCTCGTCAGTCACTAATTTGGAAGCATGACAATAATTGCAAAATACATTTTCTTTTGTGATTTTTTGTAAAATTGGCAAAAATATTCACTAAGCTGAAACAGACATTTTTTTAACAATGCAATCAGAATGAATTTCTTTATCCGTATTTCGATTACATTTGTGGCAAACAAACTCAATGGGTTTTTTACAAACATGGCAATTTTGACATATTTCCATTCCACGTCCACATTTTCGACAAGAGTTCATCAATTAGACTATGGTGTTGTTTGTATTAAAGGCATGTAAAATTAGTGCACGCTAACCCTATTTTTAGAATTTAAAATTAGATAAGATGTGCAAAGATTATGATGTAATTACATGACCTTGTGCATTAATTAAATTCCCACACATTTTGCATT
This window harbors:
- a CDS encoding transcription initiation factor IIB; protein product: MPILQKITKENVFCNYCHASKLVTDEVTGEIACSNCGYVILENTEERGREHRLISDTGDTARTGPGLTLKRHDQGLNTVIGIQNKDAVGKPLSSKTTQMFDRLRKWDSRSQTKNSADRNLRFALQEFDKVQSKLGLSDTVIERASLFYRKAIERNLIRGRTVKSIAAACLYASCRDLGHNRTLIEIANQFLINRKEIARAYRILFRELGFVVSIADPIKSITKIASKMNVSEKTIRKAVQILDAAQDARITAGKNPEIIAATVIYAASIITGESMSQTAIAEAAGTSTVSIRNRIQEFKAKLGLFSTIN